In Brevibacillus brevis NBRC 100599, a single genomic region encodes these proteins:
- a CDS encoding CtsR family transcriptional regulator, whose translation MRNISDIIEHHLKSILTNSPNGSIEIQRSELADHFQCVPSQINYVINTRFTVQKGYLVESKRGGGGYIRIRKVQIVSKARLQELLTEELIGESISQSVGYAIVERLLEEGLVNIREATLMKIATSRNVLTLEAELRDRLRANILKQMIAAILLK comes from the coding sequence TTGCGAAACATCTCGGACATCATTGAACATCACTTGAAAAGCATCCTTACTAACAGTCCCAATGGATCGATCGAGATTCAGCGTAGTGAGCTTGCCGACCATTTTCAATGTGTGCCGTCTCAGATCAATTACGTCATCAATACGCGCTTTACCGTTCAAAAAGGATACCTCGTAGAGAGTAAGCGCGGGGGCGGCGGGTATATTCGCATACGCAAGGTGCAGATTGTCAGCAAAGCACGCTTGCAGGAATTGCTAACAGAAGAACTGATTGGTGAGAGCATCAGTCAGAGTGTGGGATATGCGATCGTAGAAAGACTATTGGAGGAAGGGTTAGTCAACATTAGAGAAGCCACCTTGATGAAAATCGCTACCTCGCGAAACGTTTTGACTCTGGAAGCTGAATTGCGGGATCGTTTGCGGGCAAATATTTTAAAGCAGATGATCGCGGCAATCTTGTTGAAGTAA
- a CDS encoding UvrB/UvrC motif-containing protein, protein MNCEECGKRPATLHLTKIVNGEKTEYHICEQCAHEKGDVFTGFHNFSINNLLSGLLKFDPMQKNGRETATNKPLQCETCGLTYAQFSKSGRFGCSDCYTFLGDRLDPLFRRIHGNTQHSGKVPERTGGKLKIRKELEQLKQALQSHVASEEFEKAAEMRDRIRALEQKMAQS, encoded by the coding sequence ATGAACTGTGAGGAATGCGGAAAACGACCGGCGACACTTCATTTGACGAAAATCGTCAATGGCGAAAAAACCGAATACCATATTTGCGAGCAATGTGCTCATGAAAAAGGGGACGTCTTTACCGGCTTTCACAACTTCAGCATCAACAATCTCCTGTCAGGACTTTTAAAATTTGATCCCATGCAAAAGAATGGACGCGAAACGGCAACGAATAAGCCGCTTCAATGCGAAACATGTGGACTCACATATGCTCAATTTAGTAAAAGCGGCCGATTTGGCTGTAGTGATTGCTACACCTTTTTGGGGGATCGACTGGACCCACTTTTCCGCCGGATTCATGGAAACACACAGCATAGTGGAAAAGTACCAGAGCGTACCGGTGGCAAACTGAAGATCCGTAAAGAGCTGGAGCAACTAAAGCAAGCGCTGCAAAGTCATGTCGCCAGTGAAGAGTTCGAGAAGGCAGCAGAAATGCGTGATCGAATTCGAGCATTGGAACAAAAAATGGCCCAATCGTAG
- a CDS encoding protein arginine kinase, which translates to MSQKQFMQNPWSNWMKGEGPDSDIVISTRLRIARNLRQHPFPLLATDSQAEEVVRKVTEVSDSEAMRKRHQLQVIHMDQINPLEKRVLVEKHLISPHLAEESRKGAVLLREDESVSIMVNEEDHIRIQVLLPGFRLNEAWEIGTKIDDIFEKSLNYAFDETRGYLTSCPTNVGTGIRASVMLHLPALVMTQQISRILQAINQVGLVVRGIYGEGSEALGNLFQLSNQVTLGMSESDILSNLYGVARQIIEQERVARTYLLEHTRVSLEDRIFRSYGILMYARTVESKEAAQRLSDVRLGIDLGIIPNVSPLVLNELLVTTQPGFLQHHAGQKLTPDQRDERRARLIRERLRVVESQE; encoded by the coding sequence ATGTCCCAAAAGCAGTTTATGCAAAACCCGTGGAGCAATTGGATGAAAGGAGAAGGTCCTGATTCCGACATTGTCATTAGTACACGGCTGCGTATCGCCCGTAACCTGCGCCAGCACCCCTTTCCGTTATTGGCAACGGACTCGCAGGCCGAGGAAGTCGTCAGAAAGGTAACGGAAGTAAGCGATTCGGAGGCAATGCGCAAACGGCATCAGCTTCAGGTCATCCATATGGATCAAATTAACCCGTTAGAAAAACGGGTGCTCGTAGAAAAGCATCTGATTAGCCCTCATCTGGCAGAGGAATCCCGTAAAGGTGCCGTATTGCTTCGGGAAGATGAGTCTGTCAGCATTATGGTTAATGAAGAAGACCACATTCGAATACAGGTACTATTACCCGGGTTTCGTTTGAACGAGGCATGGGAAATAGGTACGAAGATAGACGACATTTTTGAGAAAAGCTTGAACTACGCGTTCGACGAAACTCGAGGATATCTTACAAGCTGCCCAACCAATGTGGGTACGGGAATTCGTGCATCCGTGATGCTGCACCTGCCCGCTCTGGTGATGACGCAGCAGATCAGCAGAATTTTACAGGCGATTAATCAAGTTGGTCTGGTCGTTAGAGGAATTTACGGAGAGGGCAGCGAAGCTCTAGGGAATCTTTTTCAGTTATCCAATCAGGTCACACTGGGGATGTCTGAGTCGGATATCCTTTCCAATCTCTACGGTGTGGCCAGACAGATTATTGAGCAAGAGCGTGTGGCACGCACTTACTTGCTGGAGCATACCCGGGTTTCTTTGGAGGATCGGATTTTTCGGTCGTATGGCATCTTGATGTATGCCCGCACGGTAGAGTCCAAGGAAGCGGCTCAGCGCCTGTCAGATGTACGTCTGGGGATTGATCTAGGCATCATTCCTAATGTATCTCCGCTCGTCTTAAACGAACTGTTGGTCACGACACAGCCAGGTTTTTTACAACACCACGCTGGTCAAAAGCTCACTCCGGACCAACGCGACGAAAGAAGGGCAAGGCTGATCCGCGAACGTCTACGCGTAGTAGAATCACAAGAGTAA
- a CDS encoding ATP-dependent Clp protease ATP-binding subunit, whose protein sequence is MMFGRFTERAQKVLALALEEAVRLGHKDIGTEHVLLGLIREGEGIAAKALQSLGLGLDKIQSEVESLIGRGTEQSGSNYTPNYTPRAKKVIELSMDEARKLGHTYVGTEHILLGLIREGEGIAARIMNNLGVSLNKARQQVLQLLGSSEMMASHQPSGGNPAANTPTLDGLARDLTAIARDGGLDPVIGRQKEIERVIQVLSRRTKNNPVLIGEPGVGKTAIAEGLAQKIVNNEIPETLRDKRVMTLDMGTVVAGTKYRGEFEDRLKKIMDEIRQAGNIILFIDELHTLIGAGGAEGAIDASNILKPALARGELQCVGATTLDEYRKYIEKDAALERRFQPIQVDEPTAEDAIRILHGLRDRYEAHHRVKITDEAIEQAVKLSDRYITERFLPDKAIDLVDEAASKVRLQSFTVPPNLKELEGRLEEVRKEKDAAVQSQEFEEAAALRDQEQKLREELDKTKKDWKERQGQLNMEVTPEDIAQVVASWTGIPVLKLKEEETERLLKMEEILHDRVIGQDEAVKSISRAIRRARAGLKDPKRPIGSFIFLGPTGVGKTELARAVAETLFGDEDAMIRVDMSEYMEKHSTARLVGAPPGYVGFDEGGQLTEKVRRKPYSVILLDEIEKAHPDVFNILLQVLDDGRLTDSKGRTVDFRNTVVIMTSNVGASMIKKNTTLGFTTNDSERKYQDMKDKVMDELKKSFRPEFLNRIDEVIVFHSLEQEHIEQIVTLMTDELRKRLKEQDIDFQLTEEAKKVLAKEGFDPAYGARPLRRAIQRHIEDNLSEELLKGTISKGDTVNIEAEEGKLVVKRLEKTKS, encoded by the coding sequence ATGATGTTTGGACGTTTTACAGAACGCGCACAAAAAGTACTGGCGCTTGCCCTGGAAGAGGCGGTTCGTCTCGGACACAAAGATATTGGGACAGAGCATGTGCTGCTGGGACTCATTCGAGAAGGCGAAGGAATTGCGGCGAAGGCACTGCAATCACTTGGGCTTGGCCTCGATAAAATCCAGAGTGAAGTGGAGTCGTTAATCGGGCGAGGAACAGAGCAGTCCGGTAGTAATTACACACCAAACTATACACCTCGCGCCAAAAAGGTCATTGAACTGTCGATGGACGAAGCCCGCAAGCTGGGTCATACCTATGTGGGGACTGAACATATTCTGCTTGGCTTGATCCGTGAGGGAGAAGGCATTGCTGCGAGAATCATGAACAATTTGGGCGTTAGCCTGAACAAGGCACGGCAACAGGTGCTCCAGCTGCTGGGCAGCTCGGAAATGATGGCATCTCATCAACCGTCTGGAGGGAATCCAGCGGCGAATACGCCGACATTGGACGGCTTGGCAAGGGATCTGACTGCAATCGCTCGTGACGGCGGTCTGGACCCGGTTATCGGTCGCCAAAAAGAAATCGAGCGTGTGATCCAAGTACTTAGCAGACGTACCAAGAACAACCCTGTTTTAATTGGGGAGCCTGGTGTCGGGAAAACAGCTATCGCAGAAGGTCTTGCCCAAAAAATCGTGAACAACGAAATTCCGGAGACCCTTCGTGATAAGCGCGTCATGACCCTCGATATGGGAACCGTTGTTGCGGGAACCAAATATCGCGGTGAGTTCGAAGATCGTCTGAAAAAAATCATGGACGAAATTCGCCAAGCAGGAAACATCATCCTGTTTATTGATGAGCTGCACACCCTGATTGGTGCTGGTGGAGCAGAAGGCGCAATTGACGCCTCTAACATTTTGAAGCCTGCGCTGGCTCGTGGTGAGCTACAGTGCGTAGGTGCTACAACGCTGGATGAATATCGCAAGTACATCGAAAAAGACGCGGCACTGGAGCGTCGTTTCCAACCGATTCAGGTTGATGAACCGACAGCGGAGGATGCCATTCGTATCCTGCATGGCCTTCGTGATCGTTATGAAGCCCACCACCGTGTCAAAATTACCGATGAAGCAATCGAGCAGGCAGTAAAGCTGTCTGACCGCTATATTACGGAACGCTTCCTGCCTGACAAGGCCATCGACTTGGTTGACGAGGCGGCATCGAAAGTCCGCTTGCAATCCTTTACCGTTCCGCCAAACCTCAAAGAGCTGGAGGGACGTCTGGAAGAGGTGCGCAAGGAAAAAGACGCTGCCGTACAATCACAAGAGTTCGAGGAAGCAGCAGCACTTCGCGATCAGGAGCAAAAACTGCGTGAAGAACTGGATAAAACGAAAAAAGACTGGAAAGAACGCCAAGGCCAGCTGAACATGGAGGTTACGCCAGAAGACATCGCGCAAGTAGTGGCGAGCTGGACGGGTATTCCTGTGTTAAAGCTGAAGGAAGAAGAAACAGAGCGCTTGTTGAAGATGGAAGAGATTTTGCACGATCGCGTTATTGGTCAAGATGAAGCAGTCAAATCCATTTCGCGTGCGATCCGCCGTGCCCGTGCTGGTTTGAAAGACCCAAAACGCCCAATCGGCTCGTTTATCTTCCTGGGGCCTACCGGTGTGGGTAAAACCGAATTGGCTCGTGCCGTGGCGGAGACGCTTTTCGGTGACGAGGATGCCATGATCCGCGTGGATATGTCCGAGTACATGGAGAAGCATTCCACCGCTCGTCTGGTAGGTGCCCCTCCAGGCTACGTAGGCTTTGACGAGGGCGGTCAGCTGACCGAAAAAGTGCGCCGTAAGCCTTACTCCGTCATTTTACTGGACGAAATCGAGAAAGCTCACCCAGACGTATTCAACATCCTGCTACAAGTTCTGGATGATGGTCGTTTGACAGACTCCAAGGGACGTACCGTCGACTTCCGCAATACGGTTGTCATCATGACTTCCAACGTCGGAGCCAGCATGATCAAGAAAAATACAACGCTCGGCTTCACGACCAATGATTCGGAAAGAAAGTATCAGGATATGAAGGACAAAGTCATGGATGAGCTGAAGAAGAGCTTCCGTCCTGAGTTCTTGAACCGTATCGACGAAGTCATCGTGTTCCACTCCTTGGAGCAAGAGCATATCGAGCAAATCGTAACTCTCATGACAGATGAGCTGCGTAAACGTTTGAAAGAGCAGGACATTGATTTCCAATTGACCGAAGAAGCCAAGAAAGTATTGGCAAAAGAAGGCTTTGATCCGGCCTATGGTGCACGTCCTCTGCGTCGAGCTATCCAGCGCCACATCGAGGATAATTTGTCCGAGGAATTGCTCAAGGGCACGATCAGTAAAGGCGATACCGTCAATATCGAAGCGGAAGAAGGCAAGCTGGTAGTCAAGCGCCTTGAAAAAACGAAATCATAA
- the radA gene encoding DNA repair protein RadA — protein sequence MSKYKTKYACQECGYESPKWMGKCPGCSSWNTLVEEVTVKTAHRHEGMSGGQRQSAIPLTQVASEEDPRMDTTIGELNRVLGGGLVPGSLILVGGDPGIGKSTLLLQTSFALAHQGAKVLYVSGEESAKQIKIRADRLHLQTPPMFVLAENDLDLIEQHINQVDPDVLIIDSIQTVFHPTIQSAAGSVAQVREATAQLMRIAKGKGIGTFIVGHVTKEGSIAGPRMLEHMVDAVLYFEGERHNTFRILRAVKNRFGSTNEIGIFEMKDRGLEEVANPSEIFLAERPFGVAGSTVVASMEGTRPVLVELQALVAPTSFVTPRRTATGVDHQRVAMIMAVLEKRMGMMLQNQDAYVNVAGGVRLDEPAVDLAIAVSIASSFRDHATNPHDVVIGEIGLTGEVRGVSRIEQRVREAHKLGFKRVIIPEKNIRGLDAPADIQVIGVSNIADALNEVIRR from the coding sequence ATGTCAAAGTATAAAACGAAATACGCGTGTCAAGAATGTGGCTATGAATCGCCAAAATGGATGGGGAAATGCCCGGGATGCAGCAGTTGGAACACCCTGGTAGAGGAAGTGACGGTAAAAACTGCACATCGTCACGAAGGGATGAGTGGCGGCCAGCGTCAATCTGCTATTCCACTGACCCAGGTAGCCAGTGAAGAAGACCCACGCATGGATACGACGATCGGAGAATTGAATCGTGTTCTTGGTGGAGGACTTGTTCCGGGTTCACTCATTTTGGTTGGGGGAGACCCTGGAATCGGGAAATCGACATTGCTTTTGCAAACTTCTTTTGCCTTGGCTCATCAAGGGGCGAAGGTTCTCTATGTATCTGGAGAGGAGTCGGCAAAACAAATCAAAATTCGCGCGGATCGACTCCATTTGCAAACGCCGCCGATGTTTGTATTGGCAGAAAATGATTTGGATTTGATCGAACAGCATATTAATCAAGTAGACCCGGATGTTCTGATTATTGACTCGATCCAGACCGTGTTTCACCCGACGATCCAATCGGCAGCGGGGAGTGTCGCACAAGTGCGGGAGGCAACAGCCCAATTGATGCGGATTGCAAAAGGGAAAGGGATTGGTACCTTCATCGTCGGTCACGTAACCAAGGAAGGCTCCATCGCCGGTCCGCGTATGCTTGAGCACATGGTGGATGCTGTTCTCTATTTTGAAGGGGAGCGTCACAATACGTTTCGAATTTTGCGTGCCGTCAAAAACCGTTTTGGTTCGACAAACGAAATCGGTATTTTCGAGATGAAGGATCGCGGTCTGGAGGAAGTGGCGAATCCATCTGAGATATTTTTGGCAGAGCGTCCATTTGGTGTTGCGGGTTCCACAGTCGTAGCCAGTATGGAGGGCACACGTCCCGTTTTGGTTGAGCTACAAGCTCTCGTTGCCCCGACCAGCTTTGTAACCCCACGGAGAACGGCAACAGGGGTCGATCATCAGCGTGTGGCGATGATCATGGCGGTGTTGGAAAAGCGCATGGGCATGATGCTGCAAAATCAGGATGCTTATGTAAACGTAGCAGGTGGGGTCAGATTAGATGAGCCAGCGGTTGATTTGGCGATTGCCGTAAGCATTGCAAGCAGTTTCCGTGACCACGCTACCAATCCGCATGATGTCGTTATCGGAGAAATTGGCTTGACTGGTGAGGTGCGCGGTGTCTCCCGTATTGAGCAACGAGTACGAGAAGCCCATAAATTAGGCTTTAAGCGTGTCATCATACCGGAGAAAAACATCCGCGGGCTGGATGCGCCAGCAGATATTCAAGTAATTGGTGTGAGCAATATCGCCGATGCGTTGAACGAGGTGATAAGGAGGTAG
- the disA gene encoding DNA integrity scanning diadenylate cyclase DisA, whose product MQGNIKRTPQIGDVLRLVAPGTQLREGLENVLRAKTGGLIVIGCGPEMKSIVDGGFSINCDFSPAHLYELAKMDGAIIVSEDAKRILYANTQIFPPSSIPTSETGTRHRTAQRTAIQTNHLVIAISQRRNVITLYQGSFRYVLSEISVILAKANQAVSTLEKYKAVLDQTLTNLGALEFEELVTLHEVASVLQRIEMVLRIKTEVSKYICELGVEGRLVSMQLEELVSNIEEEAHMLIRDYSRDPSYSPDLVLRDMKKLNSEEMLELTSFLRTLGYSSNASMLDESVSPRGYRILYKIRRLPVTIISNLVEHFHHLPRIMMATIQELDEVEGIGEVRARAIKEGLKRIQEQVFIDRHI is encoded by the coding sequence ATGCAGGGGAACATCAAAAGAACTCCGCAAATCGGTGATGTGCTTCGTCTCGTGGCACCCGGCACACAGCTTCGTGAAGGGTTGGAAAATGTTTTACGGGCCAAAACAGGGGGCTTGATCGTTATTGGGTGCGGTCCGGAGATGAAGTCGATTGTCGATGGCGGTTTTTCCATCAATTGTGATTTTTCTCCTGCCCATTTGTATGAATTAGCGAAGATGGATGGGGCGATTATAGTAAGTGAAGACGCAAAACGCATCCTGTACGCGAATACGCAAATCTTCCCACCCTCCTCAATCCCCACGAGCGAGACGGGCACACGGCATCGTACAGCACAACGTACGGCCATTCAAACGAATCATCTGGTCATTGCTATCTCCCAGCGTCGCAATGTGATCACGCTGTATCAGGGGAGTTTCCGGTATGTCTTAAGCGAAATCAGTGTCATTCTGGCCAAGGCGAATCAAGCTGTATCTACCCTTGAGAAATACAAGGCCGTCCTTGATCAAACTTTGACGAATCTCGGTGCGTTAGAATTTGAGGAGCTCGTTACTTTGCATGAAGTTGCCTCGGTTTTGCAACGGATTGAGATGGTGTTACGTATTAAGACTGAGGTCTCCAAGTACATATGTGAGCTAGGGGTAGAAGGAAGGCTCGTCAGTATGCAGTTGGAGGAACTGGTTTCAAACATTGAGGAAGAGGCCCATATGCTTATTCGGGATTATTCCCGAGATCCATCCTATTCACCTGATCTTGTACTGCGGGACATGAAAAAATTGAACTCAGAGGAAATGCTGGAGCTCACTTCTTTTTTACGAACGCTGGGGTATTCCTCTAATGCCAGTATGCTCGATGAATCCGTTTCCCCTAGAGGTTATCGGATCCTGTACAAGATCAGGCGTCTGCCCGTTACAATCATCTCGAATCTGGTAGAGCATTTTCATCATCTGCCACGAATCATGATGGCAACGATTCAGGAATTAGACGAAGTGGAAGGCATTGGTGAGGTTCGAGCGAGAGCGATTAAAGAGGGACTGAAACGGATTCAAGAACAAGTGTTCATTGACAGGCACATTTAA